A window of Salmo trutta chromosome 17, fSalTru1.1, whole genome shotgun sequence genomic DNA:
gggaaccacacatgcagagataatccattcacatactctgcgtctcacaaagacacggtgggtGGAACCAacaatctcacatttggactcatcagacagatttccacaggtctaatgtccattgctcgtgtttcttggccaaaacaagtttcttcttattggtgtcctttagtagtggtttcctggcagcaattcaaccatgaaggcctgattcacgcagtctcctctgaacagttgatgttgagatgtgtcagttacttggactgtgtgaagcatttatttgggctgcaatttctgaggctggtaactttaatgaatGTATCCTTTGCAGAAGGtgtaactcttggtcttcctttcctgtggcggtcctcatgagagccagtttcatcatatcgcttgatggttttgcaactgcacttgaagaaactttcaaagttcttttaatgttctgaattgactgatcttcatgtcttaaagtaatgatggactgtcgtttctctttcattatttgagacataatatggacttggctttttaccaaatatggatatcttctgtatacccccctaccttggctcaaacacatttaaAAGGCAATAAATTCCAcgtttacttttaacaaggcacacctgttaattgaaaggcattcccgatgactacctcatgaagctggttgagagaatgccaagagtgtggaaagctgtcataaaggcaaagggtggctactttgaagaatcaaaaatataaatatacactgctcaaaaaaataaagggaacacctaaacaacacaatgtaactccaagtcaatcacacttctggaaatcaaactgtccacttaggaagcaacactgattgacaataaatttcacatgctgttgtgcaaatggaatagacaacaggtggaaattataggcaattagcaagacacccccaataaaggagtggttctgcaggtggtgaccaaagaccacttctcagttcctatgcttcctggctgatgttttggtcacttttgaatgctggcggtgctttcactctagtggtagcatgagacggagtctacaacccacacaagtggctcaggtagtgcagctcatccaggatggcacatcaatgctagctgtggcaagaaggtttgctgtgtctgtcagcgtagtgtccagagcatggaggcgctaccaggagacaggccagtacatcaggagacgtggaggaggccgtaggagggcaacaacccagcagcaggaccgctacctccgcctttgtgcaaggaggagcaggaggagcactgccagacccctgcaaaatgacctccagcaggccacaaatgtgcatgtgtctgctcaaacggtcagaaacagactccatgagggtggtatgagggcccgacgtccacaggtgggggttgtgcttacagcccaacaccgtgcaggacgtttggcatttgccagagaacaccaagattggcaaattcgccactggcgccctgtgctcttcacagatgaaagcaggttcacactgagcacatgtgacagacgtgacagagtctggagacgctgtggagaacgttctgctgcctgcaacatcctccagcatgaccggtttggcggtgggtcagtcatggtgcggggtggcatttctttggggggccgcacagccctccatgtgctcgccagaggtagcctgactgccattaggtaccgagatgagatcctcagaccccttgtgagaccatatgctggtgcggttggccctgggttcctcctaatgcaagacaatgctagacctgatgtggttggagtgtgtcagcagttcctgcaagaggaaggcattgatgctatggactggcccgcccgttccccagacctgaatccaattgagcacatctgggacatcatgtctcgctccatccaccaacgccacgttgcaccacagactgtccaggagttggcggatgctttagtccaggtctgggaggagatccctcaggagaccatccgccacctcatcaggagcatgtccaggcgttgtaggaaggtcatacaggcacgtggaggccacacacattactgagcctcattttgacttgttttaaggacattacatcaaagttagatcagcctgtagtgtggttttccactttaattttgagtgtaactccaaatccagacctccatgggttgataaattggacttccattgatttatttttgtgtgatttttgttgtcagcacattcaactatgtaaagaaaaaaagtatttaataagattatttcattcattcagatctaggatgtgttattttagtgttccctttattattttgagcagtgtattttgatttgtttcacttttttggttactacatgattccatatgtgttatttcatatttttgatgtcttcactattattctacaatgtagacaatagtataaataaagaaaacgcccttgaatgagtaggtgtatccaaacttttgactggtactgtatatattcacaTGGTGGTAGTacgtgccaggtgcactggtttgagtgtgtcaagaactgcaacgctgctgggttgaCTTACACTACTGTTGCATATATGTTTTTCCTGTACATAGGTATAGTTTTGTCATTAAATTCTATCACCTTTTTTTGTGATGCAGTGATGTTTTCGATCTATCCCCCAGTCACCTTGCACCTGGGACAGGCCCTCAGGACCAGGCAGCTGGTGATAGATTTTGACGGGGAGCGTCCCATCCCCCGGCTTAGGGAGCCCCTGGACCTGTTTGCCATCCCCTCCACCCCTTTCCAGGGGGTCCGCTGGCCCATTGAGTATGAGGTCTTCAAGGAAGCCATACACCACATAGGTACATACCACTGAACTGTATATGCTGTAACAAACACTAAGTGTTGTTGTTTTGACCTCTACAGTGTATAGAACAGTCCAGAGCTATCCATTACAGAGTTCTGTTTCTCAGTGGGCTCCCCATTTTAACTATTATACAGTATAGTGTTAATCTAAATTGTAATGTTATTGAAATATATTGCTGTGTTCTAGAGTGGGACCCTCCAGACCCAGAGCCGTTCTACCAGCCCACGGGCCATGAGAGGACCCCCATGCCTGTCGGGGAGGAAAAGGGGAACGTGGTTTACTGCGTTGACCCAGGTAACCCTAACTGTATGTCATTAAGGTATATAGTGGTGCCCTTAGTAGGCTTTCATTTTCTGACAGTGTTACCTCTCTCACCTGTCCTTCTAGCTCCTGTTCTTATTCTTTCCCCTGTTTAGGCACAAAGACCTCCTACTTCACCTACTCTCGTGTGGGAGGAAGCCGGGGGCCCATCAAGAGCTCCACCTCTTGTGCCATGCATCAGGACAAGTCCACCCTGGCCTTTGAATCACGCTTCGAGAGCGGCAACCTGCAGAAGGCAGTTCAAGTGTGAGTCTACAGAGCCTGTATAACTGTTTAACCTATTTACAATTTACAAATTGTTGCTAAGTTACAGGGAGGGTAACTGTGTGTAGGGAAGAATCTTtccttctcactctctttctatccccctctcccccttacaCAGCGGTGTCCATGACTATGAGCTCACCCTCCGCACCGACATGTACACCACCAAGCACACACAGTGGTTCTACTTCCGGGTCAGAAACATGAAGGCGGGGGTCACCTATCGCTTCACCATAGTCAACTTGATGAAGGCTAGCAGTCTGTACTGCCTGGGCATGAGGCCTCTGCTCTACTCTGAAAGAGCCGcctgggagaagggagagggctgGCGCCGAACTGGCTCCAACATTAGATACTACCGCAACCAGCACCACCAGGCTGAGCAGGACAACAACACTACCACCAACACAAAGTCCCTCCACTCCCTTACCTGGACCGGCCAGTTCCCCTACGACTCAGACACCTGCTATTTGGCCCACTGTTACCCTTACACCTACTCCCACCTGCAGCGCTACCTCAGCCGCCTCACCTCCAACTCAGCCACCGGCGCCTACTGCAAGCTGCGGGTGCTGTGCCGCAGCCTGGCCGGCAACGCTGTGCACGTGCTGACAGTGACGTCACCAGGAGGGGGGTGGATGGATAGGAGTGCCAAGCGGGCGGTGGTGGTGACAGCCAGGGTGCACCCCGGGGAGACCAACAGCTCCTGGATGATGCAGGGCTTCCTGGACTTCCTGCTGGGAGAGTCAGACGACGCCAGGCTGCTGAGGGAGACTTTTGTGTTTAAGGTCGCTGACGCACTTTGGGCCTTTTTATCTTTGTAAATATCCATGTGTTCCATGTGGGATAAATTACGTTTTCCCTTCAGAATTAGAAACACCCAATAAAGACACCCATGTTGATTGTTGTGTTTCTCCCTTGCGGATTTGCAGGTGGTGCCCATGCTGAACCCAGACGGGGTGGTTGTGGGAAACTACCGCTGCTCTCTGGCCGGCAGGGACCTGAACAGGAACTACAATACCCTGCTGAGGGACTCCTTCCCCTGTGTCTGGCACACCAGGAACATGGTCAAGAGGTGAGAGGCGGGAAGCAGGAGGATACTCAAACAGATGTGACACAGTCATACCTTTCTAACCTATGGAGAGGTTTGTCAGTTCACTCTGCCTTttctgacctctgaccctgtTGCCATGGTTTCCCCTCTGTCCTTGTTGTTGCCATGGCACCGAAGACTGATGGCTGAGAGGGACGTGGTGTTGTATTGTGATTTCCACGGTCACAGTCGTAAGAACAACGTCTTCATGTACGGCTGTACCAACAGCGACGACGCCACACAACGGCTCCATGAGAGAGTCTTCCCGCTCATGATGAGCAAGAACGCCAATGACAAGGTTCCAATCCCATTGAAATaaagaaaatcattttttttttactggagacctggccaagaaggcatcTCCAGTATAAAACCACAGTACAATCATACATTTATGTTATAAATCACAGCTAGGGAGTCAAACACGATGTTTGTGCCCTCTTCCTGAAGTTCTCGTTCAGGAGCTGTAAGTTCAGGGTTCATCAGAGTAAAGAGGGAACAGGACGTGTCGTCATGTGGAGGCTAGGCATCAGGAACAGCTACACCATGGAGTCCACCTTCGGAGGCTCCACTCTGGGTAAGCAtgcacagggtgttgtgtgtgtgtgtgtgtgtatatgcatgctATAGAGCTTCATTTCACATAGCCATTCTGTATTATAGGGAACAGGAAGGGGACCCATTTCACCACCAGGGACCTGAAGTCTCTGGGGTACTACTTATGTGACACACTGCTGGACTACTGTGATCCTGACCCAACCAAGGTGAGTGGAGTCAACCTCTCACTACCACAGTGACCAAGGTTACGTCTCAGCTTGTCATGTTGATGAGCcataatatatgtgtgtgtgtgtgtgtgtgtgtgttagaccagTCACTGCCTAGCCGAGTTGCGGGCGATGTTAAGGCAGGAGGTCAGAGAGAGGCTGGGCCGGGAGGTTGACTCTGATGGATCTCTCAGCGTCTCCATTTCTGACATTGAGTCCAGGTAAAGAAGGTTTtagagcatcacacacacacacacacacacaaacctaaatGTCGTTTTTGTGTCTCCTCCACAGTACCAGCGGCTCAAACAGCACAGAGTCTGATGGCCTGCCTGTCCATCTACTGAACCGAATTGATGAGGTGCCGTTCGAATCTTAAACTTCATATGACCTCAGTTATGTTTGTCTACAATAGCTTTAACTGAGTCTAATGCCAACTTCTTTTCTAGCAGAGCCAAGCGAAGAAGAAGCACCTGAGGAGTGGTAAGGAGAGGAACAGACTGAGACAGGAGAGAATGAGGAACGTCGACCCAAAGGTCATCCACAGGAACATCAAGAACATAGTGAGaagaacacacacaacacattagTGCAGCTCATCCACCAGATACAATGAAACATACAGTGGTCCCTAATACTTAAAAGTCTGGGAGAGACATACAGATGATATAGCCAGCGAAAGTTCCCCATTATGGATCAAGCGTGATTGGGCGAGTTCGTTTTGCATTTCCTTTTGCTTCGGAAGGGTGGAGATTTCACTTTAGGAACAAAACAAATGACATTCTTCCTCTTGTCTGTTCTCTGCAGGACCCTGTGCTACCCACTGAGGACATGGTGAAGTTGAGGATCCAGGAAAAGACGGTGGCTGTGgtcagagagaagaagaagagagaggtaTGGATTAGAGAGAGAAGCTCACGCTCTTCCTCATTTGCTTAGACAGATTGTGGCTTTTGCATTTCCCCAGTATCTCATTTCATCTCATCACTTCTGATGTAACGGTAGGTGCCGTTTGTGGTGACAGTGAGCCGTCAGACAGGACGCTCCTGGATCCCCCATCCCACCACTCGCATCGGGGTCATAGGCCATGTGACCCTCTGGCAGGAGGAGGAGTCAGAGAAGGTAATGGCTGCCATTCCACCCGTCAAGCCCTACTGCATGTTGATAGTTTTACATTGTCATTAAAGTACTGTTACAGGTAAAATTTTCTAAAGGTATTTCACAACAATCCCCCCCCCCAACCTCTTCTCAGTAGGTCAATGCACTCTGAGCATCCCCACCCCATCAAACTTGACAAAAGGCATGAACGAGCAATGTTTTGTCCTAGTCTGATGCTCAGCATTAACTGTGTTCCAGAATGAATACCTGGACGCTGTAAGGGCTGCATACCTGCGTACTCAGCCACCTGTCACAGGTACATGGATAGACTCTTTAGGAATGGATTTATTTTTCTGGCCATGTGACTTcagaaaaactttttttttctttcccagTTTACATGCTGAATGTTtaggttgacatttattgtcatgaatcttgccctgtgTAATGaccacgatgggagacagagctggtttcaagcgcagggcgctaaaggccacaggaggaggcaggtagctgagtccaggggcaggcaggtCATACACaaggggtccaaaaaggcaacagtacaggcagggaacagGCTAGTAACATCGACCGGGAGATCaagcaataggttgataacaggaaatccaataggctaaagtacagacAGGGAATAGGCGTCGTTAgggaggcaggcaaaaactatcatacacagaAGGATTAATTACAGGAAACCCAGCGCTtcgaatagaagtgtgtcacaaaacaaacaatacctcacaatgatggggtgcaaagaactgaactaaatagtgtgtgataatgacatacaggtgtgtgaacaggtgatcagaattcaggtgattgggatctggagagtgagctgcattcaggggatctatgtgtttgagagtgtgagctggaaagtgagctaCGTTCAGGGTATCTACGTATTTGTGAGTTGGAATCAGACGTTACAccctctgcagagtggtcactagctggtacagccacaaagtaatacaatattatcttaaccctaaccacaatgctaaccctaatgccttaccctaaccttaaattaattcATTCATTTGTACTTTGCAACTGGCTCATATAGCggaaattgctcagttctgcctccagggcaataTTCATTACAATAAACGTCCCTTCCTCAGAGGAGCCGGAGGAGGAGCGGCTGCAGTATTGGAGTCCCCAGCTGCAGTTTGGCTCCTCCCAGGCCCCGCGGCCGGGACCTCAGCGTCGCCACTTATCTTTTACAGCCATACAGCAACGCGGCTTCTCTGTGCCTGTGCCCACCTCGAAGATCAGGGTTCACACCACCCCCATTCAGCAGCAACCCATACCCTTCAGCCCCGATCACAGAAGCCACGCTGGGATGAAAGGTGGGTTGGAGCACAGAAATAGAGTGGGTAGAATGGATGGTACGATATTGACATGAAGAACACACACCCAATATGAAGTTAGGTGTTCACTAACAGAAAAGTAGTATGAACTAGAATTAAAGTAGTATGACAAAGAACTGCAATCAGGAGTGAAGTCAGTGGCATTCTTTTCCACTCCACAGTTTAACAGATGCTAATCAAACATTCCAAATATTGCTAttgcagagatgttcgatcagtaTGAATGCTGTTATCACTCTTGTCTTTCAGAGAGGATGCCTGCTTTACACACCAGGCAAGTACAGCGAAACATAGTGGTAAAATATGCTGTTTATTGAAAGTTGACTGCATTTATTACATACAGGACTGGGACCGTACATCGTCTGCATAAATATGTTAGATTGGACAGTACGTCACACAAATGTGTTTTGTGTTGGAAATGTGTCAGGTCTTCCCCAGTAGTTCCGGGCATGCAGTGCAGGGTGGTCCCTGAGTTCATCCCGCCACAAGGCCTGGAGCCCTGCCGCTCTTCCAACGTCTACCCAGCCAAGTCCCACCACCAGTGGCCACGCCCAGAGAAACAAGGCCATGCAGCCCGGGTCTCCATACGCTATTACATGCCAGAGGCTCCGACCTCTAACACAGACGCCCTGGAGCCCCTACGGAGGAGCCCAGAAAGAGACTGCACAGCAGGTGTATCAGACGCTATGCCTGTGGGTGAGCAGGACCAGAGTGGACCTCAAGCAGCCTTTGAGAAGCCACCGAGTAAACCTGGGACAGACGGTAACTCCTTCCTGCCAGACCTGAGGCACATAGACTTCATAGGGAAAAGGTTACTGTCCTCTCCACATATATTGGTAtacacagtataatacagtgcatATACAACAGATGTTTCTTTCATTCTACATGTGAGAATAACTCTCCCTCTGAGGCCCTGCCCCAGTTATAACCCCTCTTTCCTCTGTAGCCATGGCCGTCTATGGGGGGACCAGGCAGGGGCTGGAGTACAGAGGCAGGGCCCCTCAAAGAGAGAGCCGCTTATGGGGGGAGAAGGCAGGCGTGTGTGTGGAGGAGATGCAGCAGCAAGGCGGGTGAAAAGCAACCACAGGTACTGAGAGGGTATGCTACCCCTTGGCTTATACCAGTttcatatttaagcaataaggcctgaggtggagttgtatatggccaatataccacggctaagggcttttcttatgcacgacacaatgcggagtgcctggatacagcccttagccatgatatattagccatatatcacaaaccctcgtggtaccttattgctattataaactggttaccaatgtaattagagcagtaaaaataaatgttttgtcatacagtggtatatggtctgatatttcacggctgtcagccaatcagcattcagggctcgattcacccagtttataatgttctTTATCTTACCAGCTAGTACGTCTAAAAACTACGTTCAagtgtcacatgcacaagtacagtgaaacgctgaactTGCTTGCGCTCAGTGGAATGCTTAACTTGCATTCAGTGCTCATTTTGCAATCTCTGAATGGTACTATTCTTCTCAGGTTGGCCCAACAGACATTGCAAGAGGAGGATAAACAGGAAATGGGCATTTTACCCCAGATGTCCTCGACCACCCTCACCAAGATCGATCATCCGCCCCCACAGCTAGACAGTCTACGTAGGCTCCAGAAACTCAGCCTGGCCAAGACCTCCAGGTTCCACTCCAGTGGGAAAGGGGAGGAAGCAGGGACAGGGATGGATCTGGAGAAGAGGATGGTTGCCAGACCGTCAGGGTCTGCCCCTCCTCGCAGTACAGCACCTTTGAGCTGAGAACCAGGCAGGGACACACATTGACAAATGTACCAGACAGACTGCTGATATGAACCCCTGAAGATGGGCAGAGGCTATAGGGAGTGTCTGCTGTATTTTCACCACAAGAAGATGTACAGCACATTGCCT
This region includes:
- the agbl2 gene encoding cytosolic carboxypeptidase 2 isoform X5, with translation MPVGEEKGNVVYCVDPGTKTSYFTYSRVGGSRGPIKSSTSCAMHQDKSTLAFESRFESGNLQKAVQVGVHDYELTLRTDMYTTKHTQWFYFRVRNMKAGVTYRFTIVNLMKASSLYCLGMRPLLYSERAAWEKGEGWRRTGSNIRYYRNQHHQAEQDNNTTTNTKSLHSLTWTGQFPYDSDTCYLAHCYPYTYSHLQRYLSRLTSNSATGAYCKLRVLCRSLAGNAVHVLTVTSPGGGWMDRSAKRAVVVTARVHPGETNSSWMMQGFLDFLLGESDDARLLRETFVFKVVPMLNPDGVVVGNYRCSLAGRDLNRNYNTLLRDSFPCVWHTRNMVKRLMAERDVVLYCDFHGHSRKNNVFMYGCTNSDDATQRLHERVFPLMMSKNANDKFSFRSCKFRVHQSKEGTGRVVMWRLGIRNSYTMESTFGGSTLGNRKGTHFTTRDLKSLGYYLCDTLLDYCDPDPTKTSHCLAELRAMLRQEVRERLGREVDSDGSLSVSISDIESSTSGSNSTESDGLPVHLLNRIDEQSQAKKKHLRSGKERNRLRQERMRNVDPKVIHRNIKNIDPVLPTEDMVKLRIQEKTVAVVREKKKREVPFVVTVSRQTGRSWIPHPTTRIGVIGHVTLWQEEESEKNEYLDAVRAAYLRTQPPVTEEPEEERLQYWSPQLQFGSSQAPRPGPQRRHLSFTAIQQRGFSVPVPTSKIRVHTTPIQQQPIPFSPDHRSHAGMKERMPALHTRSSPVVPGMQCRVVPEFIPPQGLEPCRSSNVYPAKSHHQWPRPEKQGHAARVSIRYYMPEAPTSNTDALEPLRRSPERDCTAGVSDAMPVGEQDQSGPQAAFEKPPSKPGTDGNSFLPDLRHIDFIGKSHGRLWGDQAGAGVQRQGPSKREPLMGGEGRRVCGGDAAARRVKSNHRLAQQTLQEEDKQEMGILPQMSSTTLTKIDHPPPQLDSLRRLQKLSLAKTSRFHSSGKGEEAGTGMDLEKRMVARPSGSAPPRSTAPLS